From the genome of Turicibacter faecis, one region includes:
- a CDS encoding type II secretion system F family protein, whose protein sequence is MPTIHHLSPRWPLCEQQKFLTRFSQLIEQGFSLAQALEIMGTLFKQEAIAPFAAHCANGQPFASTLETCHFEKRIVYIVRCGEEAGSLLQGLQKAAEYSEHLIQNKAELSKKLRYPLFLFTLMIGILGIVYLFFFPQLEDFYQSFHIEGDPTLLNGVLLLLGGLLLLIFLLIGSFFLILTSPHRCIPHLLFHFPLLKSLSQHVFSYYFSSQWLIFLNCGLPLKESLFMMRSFENIPFVRHIIDELQQRLENGISLGDLFEKSPYFTAYFKLIMKHALQLAKVHQELKTYSTEEFKQLTQHMNTLFKTIQFIFLALIGLIIVLIYLSLLQPVFQMAELI, encoded by the coding sequence ATGCCCACAATCCATCACTTATCCCCCCGTTGGCCCCTTTGCGAACAACAAAAATTTTTAACTCGCTTTAGCCAACTGATTGAGCAAGGATTTTCGTTAGCACAAGCACTAGAGATTATGGGAACACTCTTTAAACAAGAGGCCATCGCTCCCTTCGCAGCGCATTGTGCCAATGGACAACCCTTTGCCTCCACCTTAGAAACTTGCCACTTTGAAAAACGAATTGTCTATATTGTCCGATGTGGCGAAGAGGCGGGGTCCCTCTTGCAAGGATTACAAAAGGCGGCGGAATATAGCGAACATTTAATTCAAAACAAGGCGGAGCTTTCTAAAAAATTACGTTACCCTCTCTTCCTATTTACCTTAATGATCGGAATACTTGGCATCGTCTATCTTTTTTTCTTCCCACAACTTGAAGATTTTTACCAAAGCTTCCATATTGAAGGCGATCCTACCTTACTAAATGGCGTCCTCCTTCTTCTTGGGGGGCTCCTTCTCCTTATCTTTCTCCTCATCGGTAGCTTCTTTCTCATTTTAACAAGTCCCCACCGATGTATTCCGCACCTCCTATTTCATTTTCCGCTGCTCAAATCGCTTTCTCAGCACGTTTTTTCCTACTACTTTAGCAGCCAATGGCTCATCTTCCTAAACTGCGGACTCCCGCTAAAAGAAAGTCTTTTCATGATGCGATCCTTTGAAAACATCCCCTTCGTCCGCCACATCATTGACGAACTTCAACAACGGCTAGAAAACGGTATTTCCCTTGGCGATTTGTTCGAAAAGAGCCCGTACTTTACCGCGTACTTCAAACTTATAATGAAACACGCCTTGCAGCTTGCAAAGGTGCACCAAGAATTAAAGACCTATAGCACCGAAGAATTCAAACAACTCACCCAACACATGAACACCTTATTTAAAACGATTCAATTTATTTTTTTAGCCCTCATCGGGCTCATTATTGTACTCATTTACTTAAGTCTATTACAACCCGTCTTTCAAATGGCGGAACTTATCTAA
- the comGA gene encoding competence type IV pilus ATPase ComGA, whose amino-acid sequence MPLQRVSSLFTKRKPIYPPLTPTQQESGPSIHTRLKRLIKEAITLKASDIHFTLKDNDILVQFRVGSLMISSDRMSPSTYEQLLAYIKFHASLTLTHPKQPQSGLLKLKDATALYYTRVSILPTPHYQSLVLRLINHHHKKKLDEISHFPQTTDILKDMARMPAGLILISGPTGSGKTTTTYALIDYLKDELGKSIVTIEDPVEYQQPDIVQMQVNESLGMTYDVGIKEILRHDPDVIVIGEIRDVKTARQALRAAFTGHLVISTVHAKNVRGTLNRLIDLGISTQDLEQALVGIANQQLIENKTDRKAMFELCFGEQLDHLFSQLSPASLPYHTLDEELV is encoded by the coding sequence ATGCCCCTTCAGCGGGTTAGCTCATTATTCACAAAAAGAAAACCAATCTATCCCCCACTCACGCCCACTCAGCAGGAGTCGGGCCCCTCGATTCATACACGACTTAAACGTCTCATAAAAGAAGCAATCACCCTTAAAGCGAGCGATATTCATTTTACCTTAAAAGACAACGATATCCTCGTTCAATTTCGGGTCGGTTCATTAATGATTTCAAGCGATCGTATGAGCCCATCCACCTACGAACAACTCCTCGCTTATATCAAATTTCATGCTTCATTAACCCTTACCCATCCTAAACAACCTCAGTCAGGATTACTCAAGCTAAAAGATGCAACAGCGCTTTACTATACGCGCGTCTCCATTTTACCGACGCCTCATTATCAAAGTCTTGTGCTGCGACTCATCAATCATCACCATAAAAAAAAATTAGATGAAATTTCGCACTTTCCTCAAACGACTGATATTTTAAAAGATATGGCAAGAATGCCGGCCGGTTTAATTCTCATCAGCGGTCCGACGGGAAGTGGAAAAACAACAACGACTTACGCCTTGATCGATTACTTAAAAGACGAGCTTGGAAAAAGCATTGTGACCATTGAGGATCCCGTTGAGTACCAACAACCCGATATCGTTCAAATGCAAGTCAATGAAAGTCTTGGGATGACCTACGATGTTGGAATCAAAGAAATTTTGCGCCACGATCCCGATGTCATCGTCATCGGTGAAATTCGTGATGTCAAGACTGCCCGGCAGGCGCTACGTGCAGCCTTTACCGGCCACTTAGTCATCTCAACCGTCCATGCTAAAAATGTACGGGGAACCTTAAATCGACTCATCGACCTCGGAATATCCACCCAAGACCTTGAACAAGCACTCGTTGGCATCGCGAATCAACAATTAATTGAAAATAAGACCGACCGAAAGGCCATGTTTGAACTTTGTTTTGGTGAACAACTCGATCACCTATTTTCTCAACTTTCGCCCGCTTCGCTTCCCTATCACACATTAGACGAGGAGTTAGTATAA
- a CDS encoding DUF975 family protein produces the protein MNLGLFFSGGALPLIIIVIALFQKIEWRKEIKRQARTYFYEGAWLKFALCLVISVVGVIVLSALLGVFIPFLSVLCSVFGMGVVSYGTIEVMRLIRNHQEFGLRDFISIDNVGGAVSVYFIKWLYTFFWSLLLVIPGMIKSYSYSQAMFIISEDPAIGADGAITRSREMMNGHKWELVILQSSFFGWAILGALTFGIAIIYILPLYAMSMAVFYEYVKRDYFAAKA, from the coding sequence GTGAATCTTGGATTGTTTTTTAGTGGAGGAGCACTTCCGCTGATTATTATTGTGATTGCCTTATTTCAAAAGATCGAGTGGCGGAAGGAAATAAAACGTCAGGCACGAACGTACTTTTATGAGGGAGCCTGGTTAAAATTTGCTCTTTGTTTGGTGATTTCGGTTGTGGGTGTGATTGTTTTATCCGCGTTACTCGGGGTGTTTATTCCCTTTTTATCGGTGTTATGCTCGGTGTTTGGAATGGGCGTTGTTTCGTATGGGACGATTGAGGTGATGCGTCTTATAAGAAACCATCAAGAGTTTGGATTAAGAGATTTTATTTCTATTGATAATGTAGGTGGAGCAGTTAGCGTCTATTTTATTAAATGGTTATATACCTTTTTTTGGTCGTTGCTATTAGTAATTCCAGGGATGATCAAGTCGTATTCTTATTCTCAAGCGATGTTTATTATCAGTGAGGATCCGGCGATTGGGGCTGATGGGGCGATTACCCGTAGTCGTGAAATGATGAATGGTCATAAATGGGAGTTAGTCATTTTACAATCGAGTTTCTTCGGATGGGCGATTTTAGGAGCCTTAACCTTTGGAATAGCGATTATCTATATCTTACCGCTTTATGCGATGTCAATGGCGGTATTTTATGAGTATGTGAAAAGGGACTATTTTGCTGCAAAGGCATAG
- a CDS encoding NAD(P)/FAD-dependent oxidoreductase, translated as MIRVAQIKISIDDSIDKVKELVLKQLRLKEHELLDYRIYKQSIDARRRGKLDFVYTVDVAVKDEEKILAKKLPNVSKTPDIEYKYPVKGQEAMNHRPVVVGFGPAGMFAALILAEMGYRPIVLERGEAVDERVRSIEKFWKEGILNPNSNVQFGEGGAGTFSDGKLTTRVKDLRGRKVLEALVEAGAPEDILYMAHPHVGTDLLRGIVKNIRQKIISLGGEVRFNQQVTGFLMEDGHICGVKVKGGDTLLTENVIVAIGHSARDTFYELYESGVSFTAKPFAVGVRIEHPQTLIDVAQYKEFAGHEKLGAAEYRLTHKAENGRGVYTFCMCPGGLVVPSSSEKGRLVTNGMSEHARNQENANSALLVQVFPEDFGSDHPLAGIEFQRRLEEKAFGMGGSDYKAPAQLVGDFLKGQASKRLGTVTPSYALGVKLTNLHKLFPSYMTDAMKDGLKAFDRKLHGFGMDDAVMTGVESRSSSPVRMDRDSETLQSLTVKGVYPSGEGAGFAGGIVSAGIDGIKCAEAMIQAFAPSLKK; from the coding sequence ATGATTCGAGTCGCACAAATTAAAATTTCAATAGATGATTCAATTGATAAGGTAAAAGAGTTAGTTTTAAAGCAATTACGGTTAAAGGAGCATGAGCTTTTAGATTATCGTATTTATAAACAATCGATTGATGCCCGTCGCCGTGGAAAGTTAGATTTCGTCTATACGGTCGATGTGGCGGTGAAAGATGAAGAAAAAATCTTGGCGAAGAAGTTACCTAATGTGTCTAAAACGCCAGATATTGAGTATAAGTATCCTGTGAAAGGTCAAGAGGCAATGAACCATCGTCCTGTTGTTGTTGGCTTTGGTCCAGCCGGTATGTTTGCGGCCTTAATTTTAGCTGAAATGGGGTATCGCCCCATTGTGTTAGAGCGTGGTGAAGCGGTTGATGAACGCGTACGTTCGATTGAAAAGTTCTGGAAAGAGGGAATCTTAAATCCAAATTCAAATGTGCAGTTTGGGGAAGGCGGAGCTGGAACGTTTTCTGATGGAAAGTTAACGACACGCGTGAAAGATTTACGCGGTCGAAAAGTGCTTGAAGCATTGGTTGAGGCCGGAGCTCCGGAAGATATTTTATATATGGCGCATCCTCACGTTGGAACAGATTTGTTACGCGGAATTGTGAAAAATATTCGCCAAAAGATTATTTCACTTGGAGGAGAGGTTCGCTTCAATCAACAAGTGACAGGGTTTTTAATGGAAGATGGGCACATTTGCGGGGTGAAAGTCAAAGGTGGTGACACACTGTTAACAGAAAATGTGATTGTGGCGATTGGACATAGTGCACGCGATACGTTTTATGAGTTATATGAGAGTGGGGTCTCTTTTACGGCTAAACCGTTTGCTGTCGGTGTAAGGATTGAGCATCCTCAAACTTTAATTGATGTGGCCCAATATAAAGAGTTTGCGGGACATGAAAAATTAGGGGCGGCAGAGTATCGATTGACGCATAAGGCTGAAAATGGACGTGGCGTGTATACATTCTGCATGTGTCCAGGTGGGCTTGTTGTCCCTTCAAGTTCTGAAAAAGGGCGTTTAGTCACAAATGGAATGAGTGAGCATGCACGTAATCAAGAAAATGCGAATAGTGCCTTACTTGTTCAAGTGTTTCCGGAGGATTTTGGATCAGATCATCCACTGGCTGGGATTGAATTTCAACGTCGATTAGAGGAAAAAGCCTTTGGGATGGGAGGAAGCGATTATAAGGCACCGGCTCAACTAGTTGGGGACTTCCTCAAAGGACAGGCCTCAAAACGTTTAGGAACGGTGACTCCCTCATATGCATTAGGTGTTAAGTTAACAAACTTACATAAGTTGTTCCCATCGTATATGACAGATGCCATGAAAGATGGTCTGAAGGCTTTTGATCGAAAATTACACGGCTTTGGGATGGATGATGCGGTGATGACTGGCGTTGAATCTCGCTCTTCTTCGCCAGTGAGAATGGATCGCGATAGCGAAACATTACAGTCGCTGACGGTTAAAGGGGTCTATCCATCAGGAGAAGGTGCAGGCTTTGCAGGAGGTATTGTATCAGCTGGAATTGACGGGATTAAGTGTGCAGAGGCAATGATTCAAGCCTTTGCGCCAAGTTTAAAGAAGTAG
- a CDS encoding competence type IV pilus minor pilin ComGF — protein MNKKFVYSLSNHGFLLVEHLIGLVITALLTLLILRLFPLIKTYQTDLDRVSHEEITTLRARLQKEAQHALRFDISGEKLTLYLESGKQSTYFISNHRLMRQVDGKGGEVALYHCDQLDITQHHDQSVTLTLRTKNNSYSIYLTSHRFPLQPLNEDQVDETEVPV, from the coding sequence GTGAACAAAAAATTTGTCTATAGCTTATCTAATCATGGATTTTTACTCGTTGAACATCTCATCGGTCTCGTCATTACAGCCCTTCTGACACTTCTCATCCTTCGACTCTTCCCCCTCATTAAAACGTACCAAACCGATTTAGACCGGGTGAGTCATGAGGAAATAACAACCTTGCGCGCACGATTGCAAAAAGAAGCTCAACACGCGCTTCGGTTCGATATCTCAGGAGAAAAGCTTACCCTCTATCTTGAATCGGGTAAACAATCTACCTACTTTATTTCTAATCATCGCCTCATGCGCCAAGTCGATGGAAAGGGCGGCGAAGTCGCCCTCTATCATTGTGACCAATTAGACATCACCCAACATCATGATCAGTCCGTCACCCTCACCCTTCGCACTAAAAATAATAGCTATTCCATTTACCTAACCTCTCATCGGTTCCCACTTCAACCACTTAACGAGGATCAGGTTGACGAAACGGAGGTGCCAGTTTGA
- a CDS encoding shikimate kinase, whose protein sequence is MKPIALIGMMGSGKTTIGKQLAKELHLPWHDSDLFIEQTTHEQIKDIFATKGEAYFRTLETRALQTLLTFPGILSTGGGIIIQKENREHLKNNAYVIFLEASIQTLVTRIDDQNRPLLQNEPMEQKLRTLYDKRESLYRECAHDTIKTDHKTVEEIITLIKQKLPQ, encoded by the coding sequence ATGAAACCAATTGCCCTCATTGGCATGATGGGAAGTGGGAAAACCACCATTGGAAAACAACTCGCAAAGGAACTCCACCTCCCGTGGCACGATAGCGACCTTTTTATCGAACAAACAACCCATGAACAAATCAAAGACATCTTTGCTACCAAAGGGGAAGCCTACTTTCGCACACTAGAAACGAGAGCGCTCCAAACCCTTTTAACCTTTCCAGGCATTCTCTCAACCGGAGGCGGAATCATCATCCAAAAAGAAAATCGAGAACACCTCAAAAATAACGCCTACGTTATTTTCTTAGAGGCAAGCATCCAAACATTAGTCACTCGGATCGATGACCAAAATCGTCCCCTCCTCCAAAATGAACCAATGGAACAAAAACTTCGTACCTTGTACGACAAAAGGGAATCCCTCTACAGAGAATGCGCCCATGATACCATTAAGACCGATCATAAAACCGTAGAAGAAATCATCACCCTCATTAAACAAAAACTTCCTCAATAA
- a CDS encoding L-lactate dehydrogenase, translating to MKTGVRRVALVGTGFVGMSFAYSMLNQGGLEEFVLIDVNKDKAEGEAMDLSHGLPFGPQKMDIWAGTYEDCRTADIVVITAGANQQPGETRLALVEKNAKIMRGIVREIMKSGFNGILLVASNPVDVLTYVAWQESGLPRHRVIGSGTTLDTARLRFEIGKYLNVDPRNVHGYIIGEHGDTEFPLWSHTTVGVQPIMDVVANNPKFNQEDLEQIYVNVRDAAYHIIERKRATYYGIGMALARIVRAILGDENSCLSVSAYLNGQYGQNDVFVGVPAIVNRNGIREVFELNITEEETEKLTKSVNVLKETLNTVK from the coding sequence ATGAAAACAGGTGTAAGACGCGTTGCTTTAGTCGGAACAGGATTCGTAGGAATGAGTTTCGCATACTCAATGTTAAACCAAGGCGGATTAGAAGAATTCGTTTTAATCGATGTAAACAAAGATAAAGCTGAAGGGGAAGCAATGGATTTAAGCCATGGTTTACCATTTGGACCACAAAAAATGGATATCTGGGCGGGGACATATGAAGATTGCCGTACAGCAGATATCGTTGTTATTACAGCAGGAGCTAACCAACAACCAGGGGAAACTCGTTTAGCTTTAGTTGAAAAAAATGCAAAAATCATGCGCGGAATCGTTCGTGAAATCATGAAATCAGGATTCAATGGAATTTTATTAGTAGCAAGTAATCCAGTTGACGTATTAACTTACGTTGCATGGCAAGAATCTGGATTACCACGTCACCGTGTAATCGGATCAGGAACAACTTTAGATACAGCTCGTTTACGTTTCGAAATCGGTAAATATTTAAATGTTGACCCACGTAACGTACACGGATACATTATCGGTGAACACGGAGATACTGAGTTCCCATTATGGTCTCATACAACTGTAGGTGTTCAACCAATTATGGATGTTGTGGCTAACAACCCTAAATTCAACCAAGAAGATTTAGAGCAAATTTACGTAAATGTACGTGACGCTGCTTACCACATCATTGAACGTAAACGTGCAACTTACTACGGAATCGGTATGGCATTAGCTCGTATCGTACGTGCTATCTTAGGTGATGAAAACAGCTGTTTATCAGTTTCAGCTTACTTAAATGGACAATACGGACAAAATGACGTATTCGTAGGGGTACCTGCAATCGTTAACCGTAACGGAATCCGTGAAGTATTCGAATTAAACATTACTGAAGAAGAAACAGAAAAATTAACAAAATCAGTTAACGTATTAAAAGAAACTTTAAATACAGTTAAATAA
- a CDS encoding prepilin-type N-terminal cleavage/methylation domain-containing protein, whose protein sequence is MILNQKGFTLIEALLALLITGTLSLISFPPLVKLYDGIKLNQAIALLQSDLNYIRQANMMPFQGGTYTLRIYHKENKYALRQNGTNQQLRTLPQGISFPSVSTTLTDLSFNNLGHIGGGQTLLIKSKYQEKKIVFSIGTGGIDIRDSNEPKGLYSD, encoded by the coding sequence ATGATTCTTAATCAAAAAGGATTTACACTCATCGAGGCGCTCCTAGCCCTCTTAATTACCGGAACATTATCTCTGATTTCCTTCCCACCCCTTGTAAAACTTTATGACGGCATCAAACTTAATCAGGCCATTGCGTTACTCCAATCAGATTTAAACTACATTCGCCAAGCGAATATGATGCCCTTTCAAGGAGGGACGTACACGTTACGCATCTATCATAAAGAAAACAAGTATGCGCTTCGACAAAACGGAACCAACCAGCAACTCCGGACACTCCCTCAAGGAATTTCTTTTCCATCCGTTAGTACAACACTAACCGATTTATCATTTAATAACCTCGGCCACATTGGAGGTGGTCAAACACTTCTTATTAAAAGTAAGTATCAAGAAAAAAAGATTGTCTTTTCAATCGGAACAGGAGGAATTGATATCCGTGATTCGAACGAACCAAAAGGGCTATATTCTGACTGA
- a CDS encoding MBL fold metallo-hydrolase has protein sequence MNVYPLVLGPVQTTCYVVSSQGRAVIVDPAANANKIIQYLGTKKLIPEAILLTHGHFDHIGAVNELAAKYRLPIYAHKLEKEYFDQPEVNLSTMMYQPFVLSEDLDYHWLADGATLTCLDTQVKIFHVPGHTSGSLCYYFVKDRMVFTGDTLFKQSIGRTDFIYGNHQQLVTGIRQKLLTLPDDTLVYPGHGDCTTVADEKRNNPFLNN, from the coding sequence TTGAACGTTTATCCATTAGTATTAGGACCTGTTCAAACGACGTGCTACGTTGTTTCAAGTCAAGGAAGGGCAGTTATTGTGGATCCCGCTGCCAATGCCAATAAAATTATTCAATATTTAGGGACGAAGAAACTCATCCCTGAGGCAATTTTGTTAACTCACGGTCATTTTGATCATATTGGTGCTGTCAACGAGTTAGCAGCGAAGTACCGTCTTCCAATTTATGCGCATAAATTAGAAAAAGAGTATTTTGATCAACCAGAGGTTAATCTTTCAACGATGATGTATCAACCGTTTGTGTTAAGTGAAGACCTGGATTATCATTGGTTAGCGGATGGGGCAACGCTTACTTGTTTGGATACCCAAGTTAAAATTTTTCATGTACCTGGTCACACGTCGGGAAGCCTATGTTACTATTTTGTGAAAGATCGCATGGTATTCACAGGAGATACACTATTTAAACAATCGATTGGACGAACAGATTTTATTTATGGAAACCATCAACAGTTAGTGACTGGAATCAGACAGAAATTATTAACCTTGCCAGATGATACACTTGTTTATCCTGGCCATGGTGACTGTACAACGGTTGCAGACGAAAAAAGAAACAATCCATTTTTAAACAACTAG
- the rpmG gene encoding 50S ribosomal protein L33, producing MRVNLTLKCTVCGEENYISKKNKRNNPERLEMNKYCPRCRKSTAHREKK from the coding sequence GTGCGAGTAAATCTTACATTAAAATGTACAGTTTGCGGTGAAGAAAATTACATTTCTAAAAAAAATAAACGTAATAACCCAGAACGTCTTGAGATGAATAAATACTGCCCACGTTGCCGTAAATCAACTGCTCATCGCGAGAAAAAATAA
- a CDS encoding prepilin-type N-terminal cleavage/methylation domain-containing protein has product MKKRIQMNQKGFTLIEMLIVMVIVGVLVLLVFPKASAVLEKTNQTGCEAFDQSVEAQKTSADLLGEPLSESELNQIAKDREKVCKEGE; this is encoded by the coding sequence ATGAAAAAAAGAATTCAAATGAATCAAAAAGGATTTACACTTATTGAAATGTTAATTGTCATGGTCATCGTCGGGGTACTCGTCCTCCTCGTCTTTCCAAAAGCAAGTGCCGTGTTAGAGAAAACCAATCAGACCGGATGTGAGGCTTTTGACCAATCCGTTGAGGCACAAAAAACGTCAGCCGATCTCCTAGGCGAGCCCTTATCCGAATCTGAACTCAATCAAATCGCCAAAGACCGCGAAAAAGTGTGTAAGGAGGGCGAATGA
- a CDS encoding ROK family glucokinase: MNKYVFGIDVGGTTIKCGLFSSKGEILDSWEIVTNKEDNGDHIVSDIARTIEAKCEEKGIQLSEVEGVGIGVPGPVDNNGVVKVAVNLGWTERHVKTELEEMIKVPVAVGNDANVAALGELWLGAAAGAQDAIMFTLGTGVGGGVIVDGKVVAGVHGAGGEIGHLAVVLEDGNQCNCGKKGCLETVASATGIVRETEKFLLHTAEESTLRQLDKIEAKDVFDAAKAGDAVGLKMVDQLGRYIGLAAANLAATTDPQKIIIGGGVSKAGDILIDTIVKHYQNYAFSAVRQTQFVLAELGNEAGIVGSAYLAKTL; the protein is encoded by the coding sequence ATGAATAAATATGTATTCGGAATTGACGTTGGTGGGACAACAATTAAATGCGGATTATTTTCATCAAAAGGTGAAATTTTAGATTCTTGGGAAATCGTTACGAATAAAGAAGATAACGGGGACCATATCGTTTCTGATATTGCACGTACGATTGAAGCAAAATGCGAAGAAAAAGGAATTCAATTAAGCGAGGTTGAAGGTGTTGGAATTGGGGTTCCAGGACCTGTTGATAATAATGGTGTTGTCAAAGTTGCCGTGAACTTAGGATGGACAGAACGCCATGTGAAAACGGAATTAGAAGAAATGATTAAAGTTCCAGTGGCAGTTGGAAATGATGCAAACGTCGCTGCATTAGGTGAATTATGGTTAGGGGCTGCTGCAGGGGCACAAGATGCGATCATGTTTACGTTAGGAACAGGTGTTGGTGGTGGAGTCATCGTTGATGGTAAAGTTGTTGCAGGTGTTCATGGTGCCGGGGGAGAAATCGGTCACTTAGCGGTTGTTCTTGAAGATGGGAATCAATGTAACTGTGGGAAAAAAGGATGTTTAGAAACGGTTGCTTCTGCAACAGGAATCGTTCGCGAAACAGAAAAATTCTTACTTCATACAGCAGAAGAATCAACGTTACGTCAATTAGATAAAATCGAAGCTAAAGATGTCTTTGATGCAGCGAAAGCTGGAGATGCTGTTGGATTAAAAATGGTTGATCAATTAGGTCGATATATTGGTTTAGCGGCAGCTAACTTAGCAGCAACAACTGATCCACAAAAGATTATTATCGGTGGAGGGGTTTCAAAAGCCGGAGACATTTTAATCGATACCATCGTTAAACATTACCAAAATTATGCTTTCAGTGCGGTTCGTCAAACACAATTTGTTTTGGCTGAATTAGGAAATGAAGCGGGAATTGTTGGTTCAGCTTATTTAGCTAAAACGTTATAA
- a CDS encoding MATE family efflux transporter, whose protein sequence is MDQTGQSNPLGEAPLFKLICKFAIPSMISLLASAIYNITDQMFIGHQVGVLGNAATNVAFPVVTLATAISQLVGVGTAAHFNICQGAGQESDAKRFIGNGLGFMCCAGVVMMGALFLFKLTILNLCGVTDEVFNYANLYLSVTLFGIPFFIFFTAGSFLIRADGSPRYAMGCSMTGALLNVVLDALFMLVFKWGIFGAALATVLSQGVSGTLCLWYFNRFRAFKIKWQDLRLQPTYVWEIAKLGFPNCLTHFLMMVVNVLMNHTLVFYGAQSLYGSAIPLAVSGVVAKLYTILSACSIGLAQGCQPIWGFNKGAKNYRRVKETFKKAMMMGLMFSFTAFLLFQLFPRQIVGIFGGGGELYFQFATKYMRIYLMLICVVGVQPLIVNFFTSTKKMKQSMILSLARQGLFHIPLILLFPMWLGIDGVLYVGPIADFLTFMLSIILIMRYFKELNESEF, encoded by the coding sequence ATGGATCAAACGGGACAATCAAATCCATTAGGGGAGGCCCCTCTTTTTAAATTGATTTGTAAATTTGCCATTCCCTCAATGATTAGCCTTTTGGCGAGTGCGATTTATAATATTACAGATCAGATGTTTATTGGTCATCAGGTGGGTGTTCTTGGAAATGCGGCAACGAATGTTGCGTTTCCTGTCGTCACTTTGGCAACTGCTATTTCTCAGTTGGTTGGTGTTGGGACAGCGGCTCATTTTAATATTTGTCAAGGAGCCGGACAGGAGTCGGATGCTAAACGATTTATTGGAAATGGACTTGGGTTCATGTGTTGCGCGGGAGTCGTTATGATGGGGGCTTTATTTTTGTTTAAGTTAACCATTTTAAATTTATGCGGAGTAACGGATGAAGTGTTTAACTATGCTAATCTTTATTTAAGTGTCACGCTATTTGGTATCCCGTTCTTTATCTTTTTTACCGCGGGTAGTTTTCTGATTCGGGCGGATGGGAGTCCACGCTATGCGATGGGGTGTTCGATGACGGGGGCGCTATTAAATGTCGTTCTTGATGCTCTTTTTATGCTCGTTTTTAAATGGGGAATCTTTGGTGCTGCACTCGCCACCGTTTTAAGTCAAGGGGTTTCAGGAACGCTTTGTTTATGGTATTTTAATCGCTTCCGGGCGTTTAAGATTAAGTGGCAAGATCTTCGGCTTCAACCGACGTATGTGTGGGAGATTGCCAAATTAGGATTTCCTAATTGTTTAACGCATTTTTTAATGATGGTGGTCAACGTGTTGATGAATCATACGCTCGTTTTTTATGGTGCCCAAAGTCTATATGGAAGTGCTATTCCGTTGGCAGTTTCCGGAGTGGTCGCCAAACTTTATACAATTTTATCGGCGTGTTCAATTGGACTAGCCCAAGGATGTCAGCCAATTTGGGGATTTAATAAGGGGGCTAAAAACTACCGTCGGGTGAAAGAAACGTTTAAAAAAGCGATGATGATGGGATTGATGTTTAGTTTTACGGCATTTTTACTGTTTCAACTCTTTCCACGCCAAATTGTTGGGATTTTTGGTGGAGGAGGGGAGCTGTATTTTCAGTTTGCGACTAAATACATGCGCATTTATTTGATGCTCATTTGTGTCGTTGGGGTTCAACCGCTCATTGTCAACTTCTTTACCAGTACGAAAAAAATGAAACAGAGTATGATTCTTTCACTGGCCCGTCAAGGACTCTTTCATATCCCTTTAATTTTGTTGTTCCCGATGTGGTTAGGGATAGATGGAGTGCTATACGTCGGACCCATTGCGGATTTTTTAACCTTTATGTTATCTATTATTTTGATCATGCGCTATTTTAAAGAACTAAATGAATCTGAGTTTTAA